One window from the genome of Pelobates fuscus isolate aPelFus1 chromosome 13, aPelFus1.pri, whole genome shotgun sequence encodes:
- the LOC134582579 gene encoding olfactory receptor 11A1-like — MDREKLTLVKEIHLLGFQALQSFKIMYFLLFLTLYIVTLTGNIMIVILVSASPKLNHPMFFFLGHLSISDIILTTNIVPNMLCIIQRGHSSMSLPSCIVQLQFFGISLGTECLLLTVMSYDRYLAICSPLHYNTIMDTRLRLSLVVSCWVLGFIISFVTIILVSQLNFCGPNIIDHFFCDLVPLLQLSCSDTSVVQIENIVLATPLTLFPAIIITVTYIWIFITILKIPSTSGRQKMFSTCSSHLAVVSTFYGTLVTLYVIPANGHSLNANKVLSLIYTVLTPLFNPIIYSLRNKEIRVALDRYVSLLKR; from the coding sequence ATGGATAGAGAAAAGCTGACTTTGGTTAAAGAAATTCATCTTTTGGGATTCCAAGCTCTTCAGAGCTTCAAAATAATGTACTTCTTACTATTTCTTACGCTATACATTGTGACATTGACTGGGAATATCATGATTGTCATACTGGTGTCAGCCAGTCCCAAACTAAACCATCCAATGTTTTTCTTCCTTGGTCATCTTTCTATAAGTGACATCATACTAACCACAAATATTGTTCCTAATATGCTATGTATCATACAAAGAGGACACAGTAGCATGTCTCTTCCATCTTGCATTGTCCAACttcagttctttggaatttcattAGGTACGGAATGCCTACTCCTTACGGTAATGTCCTACGACCGTTATTTGGCCATATGCAGTCCATTGCACTACAACACGATTATGGACACCAGACTTCGTCTTTCCCTTGTTGTTTCTTGTTGGGTATTAGGGTTTATAATATCCTTTGTAACCATAATACTGGTAAGTCAATTAAATTTTTGTGGACCAAATATCATTGATCACTTTTTCTGTGACTTAGTTCCCCTTTTACAGCTTTCTTGCTCAGACACTTCTGTTGTGCAAATAGAAAATATTGTCCTGGCCACTCCATTGACACTCTTTCCAGCTATAATTATCACTGTGACCTACATTTGGATTTTCATCACCATCCTTAAAATTCCTTCAACCTCTGGGAGACAAAAAATGTTCTCCACTTGCAGCTCCCATCTGGCCGTTGTATCTACTTTCTACGGAACGCTGGTCACACTCTATGTTATTCCCGCTAATGGTCACTCGTTGAATGCTAACAAGGTTCTGTCTCTGATTTATACTGTTTTGACTCCATTATTTAATCCTATTATTTATAGTCTGAGGAACAAGGAAATAAGAGTTGCGTTGGATAGATATGTATCTTTATTGAAGAGATAA